A genomic stretch from uncultured Cohaesibacter sp. includes:
- the ptsN gene encoding PTS IIA-like nitrogen regulatory protein PtsN: protein MELNDLLAPEAIVPLLKASSKKQVIQELSERAAKLTELPQRQIFEKLLQRERLGSTGVGQGVAIPHGKLPELEKIYGIFALLDKPVNFDAMDDQPVDIVFLLLAPEGAGADHLRALARIARVLRNEDTLNKLRAATDGDAIRAVLCHLPESDAA from the coding sequence ATGGAACTGAACGATCTACTCGCTCCTGAAGCGATCGTACCTCTGCTCAAGGCAAGTAGCAAAAAGCAGGTGATTCAGGAGTTGTCGGAGCGCGCGGCTAAGCTGACTGAGTTGCCGCAACGTCAGATTTTTGAAAAACTTCTCCAGCGCGAGAGGCTCGGATCCACCGGAGTCGGACAGGGCGTCGCCATTCCGCATGGTAAACTGCCTGAGCTGGAAAAGATTTATGGCATCTTCGCCTTGCTGGACAAGCCGGTGAATTTTGACGCCATGGATGATCAACCCGTTGATATCGTCTTCCTGCTTCTGGCGCCTGAAGGGGCCGGAGCTGATCATCTCAGGGCATTGGCGCGTATCGCACGCGTGTTGCGCAATGAAGACACGCTCAACAAATTGCGCGCAGCGACGGATGGAGACGCCATCAGGGCTGTTCTGTGCCATCTGCCGGAATCGGATGCGGCTTGA
- the raiA gene encoding ribosome-associated translation inhibitor RaiA: MTLRVSGKQVDVGDSLRAYAEDRVAEAVEKYFDGGFGGQMTLEKEGIGFKSDLVIHLDTGMVMQASGSDVDAQKSFDNAVEHIDKRLRRYKRRLKSHRNDHHESPEGIEIAYGVLQNPATQDEVPEDFTPVVIAESTSKPIRTMTVGDAVVALDLTEDPVVVFRNAGDDAVNVVYKRTDGHIGWVSPTLAEK; the protein is encoded by the coding sequence ATGACGCTTCGAGTATCAGGCAAACAAGTTGATGTTGGCGATTCACTTCGCGCCTATGCAGAGGATCGGGTTGCTGAAGCCGTCGAAAAATATTTCGATGGTGGTTTTGGCGGCCAGATGACTTTGGAAAAGGAAGGCATCGGCTTCAAGAGCGATCTTGTGATTCATCTCGATACCGGGATGGTAATGCAGGCAAGCGGCTCGGACGTTGACGCTCAGAAGAGCTTCGACAATGCTGTCGAGCATATCGACAAGCGACTGCGCCGTTATAAAAGACGCCTGAAAAGCCATCGCAATGATCATCACGAAAGCCCTGAGGGAATCGAGATCGCTTACGGTGTGTTGCAGAATCCTGCCACACAGGATGAAGTGCCCGAAGATTTCACGCCGGTTGTTATCGCTGAAAGCACCAGCAAACCCATTCGTACAATGACGGTTGGTGACGCTGTTGTGGCTCTCGATTTGACTGAGGATCCTGTTGTGGTATTTCGTAATGCCGGAGATGATGCCGTCAACGTGGTGTATAAACGCACCGATGGCCACATTGGGTGGGTGAGCCCAACCCTTGCTGAGAAGTAA
- the rpoN gene encoding RNA polymerase factor sigma-54 — translation MALTPRLDMRQSQSLVMTPQLMQAIQLLQMSNLDLVAYVQQELESNPLLESVSDDYSGDAGSSDSNGEGANEAQGGDQGAESNAERADGANGEGAGEAVSAPDLSDQLSGESPEQMDAISNDLDARLDNVFPDDSGPQEQAGPSLNDPWMSTPMRDGGANPDYDLESVLAGEISLADHLEQQLTTAIADERKRIIGQFLINELDEFGYLQTDLAMVANRLGVDEAEVAGILDILQTFEPSGVFARSLSECLAIQLKDLNRYDPAIAVLLDNLELLAKRDFVALRKLCAVDEEDLSDMISEIRALNPRPGSAFGHLTVQPVVPDVFVRQASDGGWRLELNSETLPRVLVNRSYYAQINKTTAGKKEKEFLIDCLQSANWLVKSLDQRAQTILKVATEIVKQQDAFFAYGVTHLKPLNLRTIADAIQMHESTVSRVTSNKYIATNRGTFEMKYFFTSAISATSGGDSHSAEAVKHRIRQAIDGEAVDSILSDDALVKLLRESGIDIARRTVAKYREAMHIPSSVQRRREKKSTRG, via the coding sequence ATGGCTTTGACACCCAGACTGGACATGCGCCAGAGCCAATCGCTGGTGATGACGCCGCAGTTGATGCAGGCGATCCAACTGTTGCAAATGTCCAATCTTGATCTCGTTGCCTATGTACAGCAGGAACTTGAGAGCAATCCTTTGCTCGAATCCGTCTCGGATGACTATTCTGGTGATGCAGGTTCTTCTGACAGCAATGGGGAAGGCGCCAACGAAGCGCAAGGGGGCGATCAGGGCGCAGAGTCCAACGCTGAAAGGGCTGATGGAGCCAATGGCGAAGGCGCTGGCGAAGCGGTTTCCGCTCCGGACCTGTCCGACCAGCTTTCCGGGGAGAGCCCTGAGCAGATGGATGCCATCTCCAATGATCTTGATGCTCGACTTGATAATGTTTTCCCCGATGATAGTGGCCCGCAGGAACAGGCTGGGCCGAGCTTGAATGACCCATGGATGTCCACGCCCATGCGCGATGGGGGTGCAAACCCGGACTATGATCTGGAATCCGTTCTGGCTGGAGAAATATCGCTCGCCGATCATCTTGAACAACAGCTGACGACTGCGATTGCCGATGAACGGAAGCGGATCATCGGTCAGTTCCTCATCAATGAACTGGACGAATTCGGCTATCTGCAAACTGATCTTGCCATGGTTGCCAATCGTCTTGGCGTGGATGAAGCCGAAGTTGCCGGGATATTGGATATCTTACAGACCTTCGAGCCATCCGGTGTTTTCGCCCGTTCCCTTTCGGAGTGTCTGGCGATCCAGCTCAAGGATCTCAATCGCTATGATCCGGCAATCGCGGTGCTTTTGGACAATCTGGAACTGCTTGCCAAACGGGATTTTGTTGCTCTGCGCAAATTATGCGCCGTTGATGAGGAAGATCTCTCCGACATGATTTCGGAGATTAGAGCGCTCAATCCACGGCCGGGAAGCGCCTTTGGCCATTTGACGGTGCAGCCCGTCGTGCCTGACGTCTTTGTGCGACAAGCATCCGATGGCGGCTGGCGGCTTGAACTGAATAGCGAGACGCTGCCGCGGGTTCTGGTAAACCGCAGCTACTATGCGCAAATCAACAAGACAACCGCAGGCAAGAAGGAGAAGGAATTCCTCATTGATTGCCTGCAAAGTGCCAACTGGCTGGTCAAGAGCCTCGACCAGAGAGCACAAACCATTCTCAAGGTGGCAACCGAGATCGTAAAGCAACAGGATGCTTTCTTTGCCTACGGGGTAACCCATCTGAAGCCGCTCAATCTGCGCACCATCGCCGATGCCATTCAGATGCACGAGAGCACAGTCAGCCGCGTGACCTCGAATAAATATATTGCCACCAACCGCGGCACGTTCGAGATGAAATATTTCTTCACTTCGGCGATTTCGGCAACGTCGGGTGGCGACAGTCACTCCGCCGAAGCGGTCAAGCATCGCATCAGGCAGGCCATTGATGGCGAGGCCGTCGATAGCATCCTTTCCGATGATGCGTTGGTGAAGTTACTGCGCGAATCCGGCATCGATATTGCCCGCCGGACAGTGGCAAAATATCGTGAAGCCATGCATATCCCGTCGTCCGTGCAGCGGCGTCGCGAGAAAAAGTCGACTCGAGGCTAG
- the lptB gene encoding LPS export ABC transporter ATP-binding protein, producing the protein MQESDHLSSHDETENQQTSFDPLEQDGLGWMVVHDIGKSYKRRTVVSSASLAVKRGEAVGLLGPNGAGKTTIFYMITGLVRPDKGYISLDGFDITKLPMYRRARLGIGYLPQEASIFRGLNVEENIMAVLELVEPKRKKRKEQLDQLLEEFSITHLRKSMAIALSGGERRRLEIARALASRPSFMLLDEPFAGVDPIAVGDIQQLVRHLTARGIGVLITDHNVRETLSLIDRAYIIHSGNVLTNGTPNEIIADPDVRRLYLGESFSM; encoded by the coding sequence ATGCAGGAAAGTGATCATCTTTCATCTCATGATGAGACGGAAAATCAGCAAACCTCGTTCGATCCGCTCGAACAGGACGGTTTGGGATGGATGGTTGTGCATGATATTGGCAAGAGCTACAAGCGGCGCACGGTTGTCTCCTCGGCTTCCCTTGCGGTAAAGCGCGGTGAGGCGGTTGGCCTTCTGGGGCCGAACGGTGCGGGCAAAACGACGATCTTCTACATGATCACCGGTCTTGTGCGGCCAGATAAGGGGTATATTTCCCTTGACGGCTTCGACATAACAAAATTGCCCATGTATCGCCGCGCCCGTCTGGGCATTGGCTATTTGCCGCAGGAAGCTTCGATTTTTCGCGGGTTGAATGTGGAAGAGAATATCATGGCCGTGCTGGAGCTGGTTGAGCCAAAGCGCAAGAAGCGCAAGGAGCAACTGGATCAACTGCTGGAAGAATTCTCTATCACGCATCTGCGCAAATCAATGGCCATCGCGCTTTCCGGTGGGGAACGGCGCCGCCTTGAAATCGCCCGCGCCCTTGCGTCGCGGCCCTCCTTCATGCTGCTCGACGAACCCTTCGCTGGCGTCGACCCAATCGCGGTTGGGGATATTCAGCAATTGGTGCGCCATTTGACAGCGCGTGGAATTGGTGTTCTCATCACCGACCATAACGTGCGCGAAACGCTGAGCTTGATTGATCGCGCCTATATCATTCATTCGGGCAATGTGCTGACCAACGGCACGCCAAATGAAATCATCGCCGATCCTGATGTGCGGCGCCTGTATCTGGGAGAAAGCTTCTCCATGTAA
- a CDS encoding LptA/OstA family protein, producing the protein MTLIVSLSRLTYMAILKPARLLSGCPRRAGLSGRTMVLLLMAGALLAAGGLVTSSSVMAQSMADVASGLRTDPDAPIEIEADQLDIFDKKKVAIFKGSVRARQGETTLLTSTLTIHYSGGGAGTAQSITRLEAHGGVTVSQKDQKATGSIASVDMAKEVIILSGNVVLTQGKNVLRGSKLTINMRSGAARLAAAKSSGGKNGKSGRVQGLFIPNRNPKN; encoded by the coding sequence ATGACCCTGATTGTTTCTCTCAGTCGTTTGACCTATATGGCAATCCTCAAGCCAGCGCGATTGCTATCCGGATGCCCGCGCCGGGCTGGGCTTTCAGGCCGCACTATGGTTCTGTTGCTGATGGCAGGTGCCCTATTGGCTGCGGGTGGGCTTGTGACCTCTTCCTCCGTCATGGCCCAGAGTATGGCCGATGTCGCCTCCGGGTTGCGAACGGACCCTGATGCTCCGATTGAGATCGAGGCGGATCAGCTAGACATCTTCGACAAGAAGAAAGTTGCCATTTTCAAGGGCAGTGTGCGGGCTCGTCAGGGTGAAACAACCCTGCTTACCTCCACCTTGACGATCCATTATTCGGGCGGCGGAGCCGGAACTGCCCAATCCATCACGCGGCTCGAGGCCCATGGTGGCGTCACCGTGAGCCAGAAAGACCAAAAGGCAACCGGCTCGATTGCCTCCGTCGATATGGCAAAAGAGGTGATTATTCTCAGCGGCAATGTTGTTTTGACGCAAGGCAAGAATGTTTTGCGCGGCTCAAAATTGACAATCAACATGCGCTCTGGAGCGGCGCGTTTAGCAGCGGCAAAATCATCCGGTGGAAAGAATGGCAAGTCTGGTCGCGTACAGGGTCTGTTTATCCCAAACCGCAACCCTAAAAACTAG
- the lptC gene encoding LPS export ABC transporter periplasmic protein LptC has protein sequence MQDRTERNQSGTRAAPQERLPGPDLGGRHLDSGHIISSEEQMRAFRRAKRHSRLVFILKWSLPVIALGIITGFVGWVSKHNPKEPTEVVQLEDDESLKQDELVMQNPNLNGYTDGRAYEVVADRATQKVETPNVINLEAVKARITDEKQEWVTIDSKSGVFDQNNETLGLDGDVQVDSSLGYKLHTEKVAVDMPKGYMQTLSPVNIASRDIRLSANRLEAIDNGEQFRFTGSVRLYIDAALLNKSQKTQAPDQTEPLQQGAAPEEGDPQ, from the coding sequence ATGCAAGACAGGACAGAACGAAATCAATCTGGCACTCGCGCAGCGCCACAGGAGCGCTTGCCCGGACCGGACCTTGGTGGCCGTCACCTAGATAGCGGGCATATCATTTCTTCGGAAGAGCAGATGAGGGCCTTCCGTCGGGCGAAGCGTCATTCAAGGCTTGTGTTCATTCTCAAATGGAGCCTTCCTGTGATTGCCTTGGGCATCATCACCGGTTTTGTCGGCTGGGTGAGCAAGCATAACCCCAAGGAACCGACAGAAGTGGTTCAATTGGAGGATGATGAGAGCCTGAAGCAGGATGAGTTGGTCATGCAAAATCCGAACCTGAATGGCTATACCGACGGGCGCGCCTATGAGGTTGTTGCCGACCGGGCCACCCAGAAAGTGGAAACGCCCAACGTTATCAACCTTGAGGCTGTCAAGGCGCGCATAACCGATGAAAAGCAGGAATGGGTGACCATCGATTCCAAAAGCGGTGTCTTTGACCAGAATAATGAAACGCTGGGGCTGGATGGCGATGTACAGGTCGATTCCTCTCTGGGCTATAAGCTGCATACCGAAAAAGTGGCAGTCGATATGCCCAAGGGATATATGCAGACCCTCAGTCCGGTGAATATTGCTTCCCGCGATATCCGCCTGTCGGCGAACCGGCTTGAGGCCATTGACAATGGCGAGCAGTTTCGTTTCACCGGCAGTGTGCGCCTCTATATCGATGCTGCACTCCTCAACAAGTCGCAGAAGACCCAAGCACCAGATCAAACAGAGCCCCTCCAGCAAGGGGCCGCGCCGGAAGAGGGTGACCCCCAATGA
- a CDS encoding ribonuclease D, producing the protein MVIRLHQGDLPNLNHYDNISAVAIDTETMGLHPHRDRLCLVQLSPGDGSADLVQIAKGQKEAPNLCTLLGNDNITKIFHYARFDVAVLYHTFGVMPEPVFCTKIASKLTRTYTDRHGLKDVCREFLDVDISKQQQSSDWGADTLSEAQKKYAATDVLHLHGLMGIFRARLSREGRKEMAQSCFDFLPTRAKLDLAGWEETDIFAHS; encoded by the coding sequence ATGGTAATCAGACTGCATCAGGGAGATCTTCCCAATCTAAACCACTATGACAACATTTCTGCAGTCGCGATCGATACCGAGACGATGGGGCTTCACCCCCATAGGGACAGATTGTGTCTGGTGCAGCTGTCTCCCGGCGATGGCAGCGCTGATCTGGTGCAGATTGCCAAGGGCCAGAAAGAAGCACCCAATCTGTGCACCCTGCTTGGAAACGACAATATTACCAAGATTTTCCATTATGCCCGCTTTGACGTGGCCGTGCTCTATCACACATTCGGTGTGATGCCGGAACCGGTCTTCTGCACCAAGATTGCTTCGAAACTCACCCGCACCTACACAGACCGTCACGGACTGAAAGATGTCTGCCGTGAATTCCTTGATGTCGATATCTCCAAGCAGCAGCAAAGCTCTGACTGGGGCGCCGACACTTTGAGCGAAGCCCAGAAAAAATATGCAGCAACAGATGTTTTGCATTTGCATGGCCTGATGGGCATTTTCCGTGCCCGTCTGTCGCGTGAGGGGCGCAAGGAAATGGCACAATCCTGCTTCGATTTTTTGCCAACCCGCGCCAAGCTGGATCTGGCTGGTTGGGAAGAAACCGATATCTTCGCCCATAGCTGA
- a CDS encoding cellulase family glycosylhydrolase produces the protein MPMFISAFRFAFRSIASLAAMSRRLLLMLGACVALTGPSAADASGSSGGAVVFAEQPTGLATCDGVSSLAVGGVDAKLARGFNLPNWDPDYSGYKPDDSLLKQLNRLGFTHIRLPVNGERFMARFASRDQTATYMNALDAEVSRLSNMGYAVSVDMHPSGRFQHIHAAAPKEALSLLMEAWDLIAEAGEKWPKSEVYFELLNEPAADASIWWQQAQTLVTHLNDIAPGRRLIVGPAIFQRVEVLAGSEPLKGEGLVYAVHYYDPMAFTHQAMTWMPGSSLAIISQMPFPGDASSPAVLKQAEKLKAAGMDDAAERIIASYKDGWNAERIATALAMVGDWSRRHQKPVIVNEFGTLTFDVDPHDRVNWLRAVRAGAEESCLGWTHWDFSDGFQMVNPETTLPDPLVLDALLPNL, from the coding sequence ATGCCCATGTTCATCTCTGCTTTCCGGTTTGCCTTCCGCTCTATTGCTTCTCTTGCGGCCATGTCGCGCCGTTTATTGCTGATGTTGGGGGCCTGTGTGGCGCTCACGGGGCCGTCGGCGGCAGATGCATCAGGCTCATCAGGAGGCGCGGTGGTTTTTGCGGAGCAGCCCACGGGGCTTGCTACCTGCGATGGCGTCTCTTCGCTCGCCGTTGGTGGTGTGGATGCCAAGCTGGCGCGTGGTTTCAATTTACCCAACTGGGATCCGGACTATTCTGGCTACAAGCCCGATGACAGCCTTCTCAAACAGCTCAACAGGCTGGGCTTCACGCATATTCGCCTGCCCGTGAATGGCGAGCGGTTCATGGCTCGATTTGCTTCCCGGGACCAAACGGCAACCTACATGAATGCGCTGGACGCTGAAGTTTCGCGACTGAGCAACATGGGTTATGCCGTCAGTGTCGATATGCATCCCTCGGGGCGTTTTCAGCATATTCATGCGGCGGCGCCCAAAGAGGCTCTCTCCCTGCTCATGGAGGCATGGGATCTTATTGCTGAAGCGGGAGAAAAATGGCCAAAATCCGAAGTCTATTTCGAACTTCTCAATGAGCCGGCAGCCGATGCTTCTATCTGGTGGCAGCAGGCCCAGACATTGGTAACCCATCTCAATGATATAGCCCCCGGACGCCGGTTGATTGTCGGGCCAGCTATTTTTCAGCGCGTTGAAGTGCTCGCAGGGTCCGAGCCGCTCAAGGGGGAGGGGCTTGTCTATGCTGTGCATTATTATGATCCCATGGCTTTCACCCATCAGGCCATGACATGGATGCCGGGGAGCTCGCTTGCAATTATCAGTCAGATGCCCTTTCCGGGCGACGCCTCTTCTCCGGCCGTGCTCAAACAGGCAGAGAAACTCAAGGCAGCAGGCATGGATGATGCCGCCGAAAGAATAATTGCCAGCTATAAGGATGGTTGGAATGCCGAGCGGATTGCCACCGCGCTTGCAATGGTGGGGGATTGGTCCCGCCGCCATCAAAAGCCGGTCATCGTCAATGAGTTCGGCACTCTGACTTTTGATGTGGACCCTCATGATCGGGTGAACTGGCTGCGCGCTGTGCGGGCGGGCGCCGAGGAAAGCTGTCTTGGCTGGACACATTGGGATTTTTCCGATGGCTTCCAGATGGTCAATCCGGAGACCACCTTGCCGGACCCTCTGGTGCTTGATGCACTCTTGCCTAATCTTTAA
- a CDS encoding WecB/TagA/CpsF family glycosyltransferase — translation MKDIQQITVGGLPIAVEDCDGAARTMLDFAYANRGKAQRPLYVTSANGQVLSICARDKEIEDLFLKADLIHADGTPLVKASRLLSGVPLPERVATTDLVHNTARLAEKEKASFYFLGATEEGIKLAVENMQRLYPDLHFAGYHNGYVKPEDEAKVIARINAAKPDILWIGMGVPLEQRFVARNLEKLTGVGTIKTSGGLFDFLSGKNARAPQWMQDVGLEWAYRIYQEPGRLFWRYFTTNPHALWLLLTRTR, via the coding sequence ATGAAAGATATTCAGCAAATCACGGTTGGCGGTTTGCCCATCGCAGTGGAGGATTGCGATGGTGCAGCCCGCACCATGCTTGATTTTGCCTATGCCAACCGTGGCAAGGCGCAAAGGCCGCTCTATGTCACCTCTGCCAACGGGCAGGTCCTTTCGATCTGCGCCCGGGACAAGGAGATCGAGGATCTGTTCCTCAAAGCCGATCTCATTCATGCCGATGGCACGCCGTTGGTCAAGGCATCACGCCTTCTATCCGGGGTTCCTTTGCCCGAGCGGGTCGCGACCACCGATCTGGTGCATAATACGGCGCGTCTGGCGGAAAAGGAAAAGGCAAGCTTCTATTTTCTGGGAGCCACAGAAGAAGGCATCAAGCTTGCTGTTGAAAATATGCAACGGCTTTATCCCGATTTGCATTTTGCTGGCTATCACAACGGCTATGTGAAGCCGGAGGATGAGGCCAAGGTCATCGCCCGCATCAATGCCGCCAAACCCGACATTCTCTGGATCGGCATGGGAGTTCCCCTTGAGCAGCGCTTTGTTGCCCGCAATCTGGAAAAGCTGACTGGCGTGGGTACGATCAAAACCTCCGGCGGTCTGTTCGATTTTCTATCTGGCAAGAATGCGCGTGCGCCACAATGGATGCAGGATGTTGGCCTGGAATGGGCCTATCGTATCTATCAGGAGCCGGGGCGCCTGTTCTGGCGCTATTTTACCACCAACCCGCATGCGCTCTGGCTTTTGCTCACTCGAACGCGCTAA
- a CDS encoding Wzz/FepE/Etk N-terminal domain-containing protein, producing MFGRKKKKSDLDWQPGVDPEIPDADVASSSVEQKASKKARAMQDRPNASRYHTDQQSSDVWSGLVHPRAILRFVRQQFFLISSVALLVVLGGMAIFMLLPEKYSSTALILVDPRQPRVTDSDTGISGIGGDAAALTSYVQIMKSDGFLGKVVDELGVKDDPEYAKAQNETDLIGMFSSNISANRQGATYIVEVTARSRNKTLAAKYANGVAQAFVRDQKDYRSNANEEAAQWLSGRLTLLHSNLKKSEEAVVAYRAKNGIVDAGAQGTLDNQQLTSLVSQLGTVKTELADVKARYDQARKDGVPGSVRGSQAGEFSNLDQLMQEQNRLRREAAELSQSLGNRHPRMMANREQQNIIAGQIKTERRRLVERAKQDYETTLAKKQALEGQLADLRQRSIMLNKAKVELDNLEREASANRNLYEQFLARYKVTDEQAQYNFNEARIVSRAPVPLKSTKPSTKLVGVALVILGFLCGFIVALIRVAFAAPEYRGARDSQRDVNRWDAGGLAMATQGPMPGMSPLQASTGTSGKFGYGQSGYPGGYMQTAAAAFAAGAATKSQPAPTSSDSSEQSRQEEEVSPSLEDGQRTDAADEEQPVPEPDEASEKPEISALEPQSVDAEAKTFEDKAESADSAKGEEGQEPVRDEAGSESEPVVIQLPHGVSSGSEDLPSGPELNDFFEALNEFVNERGGGDKPSMLVTSTQPGDGLNFTTDMVTDFAVEAGYRPVIISLQEQPKMRQQVGGPVASAQQNAKVEHFEAFDLIPFIGTAGFCDVEGINLELAQELSSLIDLCRETYGFVILEAQQILTPNGLEDLLDLVDCCLLVLESGELSQAEMDDWCGWSAGTGVALIVDQTQS from the coding sequence ATGTTTGGACGCAAGAAAAAGAAATCTGATCTGGATTGGCAGCCGGGTGTAGACCCTGAGATTCCTGATGCAGATGTTGCGTCTTCTTCTGTCGAACAAAAAGCCAGCAAAAAGGCGCGAGCAATGCAAGATAGGCCGAATGCCTCCAGGTATCATACCGATCAGCAGTCTTCGGATGTCTGGAGCGGGTTGGTGCATCCGCGCGCCATATTGCGTTTCGTCCGTCAGCAGTTTTTTCTTATCAGTTCCGTAGCTCTGCTCGTCGTTTTGGGCGGAATGGCTATCTTCATGCTGCTGCCTGAAAAATATTCTTCTACCGCGCTTATTCTGGTCGATCCGCGACAACCAAGAGTGACAGATTCCGACACGGGAATTTCCGGCATCGGTGGCGATGCTGCCGCTTTGACCAGTTATGTCCAAATTATGAAAAGCGACGGCTTTCTGGGCAAAGTGGTCGATGAGCTCGGGGTCAAGGATGACCCTGAATATGCCAAAGCCCAGAATGAAACCGATCTGATCGGCATGTTCAGCAGCAACATATCCGCCAATCGTCAGGGCGCGACCTACATTGTTGAAGTTACGGCCAGATCCCGCAACAAGACGCTCGCTGCCAAATATGCCAATGGCGTTGCGCAGGCTTTCGTGCGGGATCAGAAAGACTATCGCAGCAATGCCAACGAAGAAGCAGCGCAATGGTTGTCCGGGCGCTTGACCCTGTTGCATAGCAATCTCAAGAAATCCGAAGAGGCGGTGGTGGCCTATCGTGCCAAGAACGGGATCGTTGATGCCGGTGCACAGGGCACGCTTGATAATCAGCAATTGACGTCGCTGGTCTCTCAATTGGGAACCGTCAAAACCGAACTGGCCGACGTCAAGGCGCGCTATGATCAGGCCCGCAAAGATGGTGTTCCGGGCAGCGTCAGAGGGTCTCAGGCAGGGGAATTCTCCAATCTTGACCAGTTGATGCAGGAGCAGAACCGGCTGCGTCGCGAGGCCGCAGAGCTGAGCCAATCCTTGGGGAATCGGCATCCACGCATGATGGCCAATCGCGAACAGCAAAATATCATTGCAGGCCAAATCAAAACAGAGCGCCGCCGTCTGGTTGAGCGCGCCAAGCAGGATTATGAAACGACATTGGCCAAGAAGCAGGCGCTGGAAGGCCAACTCGCCGATTTGCGCCAGCGTTCGATCATGCTCAACAAGGCCAAGGTCGAACTGGATAATCTGGAGCGTGAGGCATCAGCAAACCGCAATCTTTATGAGCAGTTTCTGGCCCGCTACAAGGTGACCGATGAGCAGGCTCAGTATAATTTCAACGAGGCTCGCATTGTCTCGCGGGCTCCGGTGCCCCTCAAATCCACCAAGCCTTCCACAAAGCTGGTGGGCGTGGCGCTTGTCATTCTCGGCTTCCTCTGCGGATTCATCGTCGCCTTGATCCGGGTTGCCTTTGCTGCCCCTGAATATAGAGGTGCGCGCGATAGTCAGCGCGACGTCAATCGGTGGGATGCTGGCGGACTGGCCATGGCCACGCAGGGCCCGATGCCCGGCATGTCGCCCTTGCAGGCTTCGACGGGCACATCTGGCAAGTTCGGATATGGCCAATCAGGCTATCCGGGTGGCTATATGCAAACGGCAGCTGCCGCTTTCGCTGCGGGGGCTGCGACCAAGTCTCAACCAGCCCCTACATCCTCCGATTCCTCTGAGCAATCCAGGCAGGAAGAGGAAGTGTCCCCCTCCTTGGAAGACGGACAGAGAACCGATGCTGCCGATGAAGAACAGCCTGTGCCCGAGCCAGATGAGGCGTCTGAAAAGCCGGAAATTTCCGCTTTAGAGCCGCAGTCAGTGGACGCTGAGGCAAAGACTTTCGAGGATAAAGCCGAAAGCGCTGACAGCGCAAAGGGCGAAGAAGGGCAGGAGCCCGTAAGGGATGAAGCTGGCAGCGAAAGCGAACCGGTTGTCATTCAATTGCCGCACGGGGTTTCCTCTGGCAGTGAAGATCTTCCGTCTGGCCCGGAGCTCAATGACTTCTTTGAAGCGCTCAATGAGTTCGTGAATGAGAGGGGCGGCGGGGACAAGCCAAGCATGTTGGTAACCTCCACCCAACCAGGGGACGGTCTTAATTTCACCACTGATATGGTGACGGATTTTGCCGTGGAGGCTGGCTACCGTCCGGTCATTATTTCTCTTCAGGAACAACCAAAAATGCGCCAACAGGTTGGCGGACCGGTTGCTTCCGCACAGCAAAATGCCAAAGTGGAGCATTTCGAAGCGTTTGATCTCATACCCTTCATTGGAACGGCTGGTTTCTGTGATGTGGAGGGAATTAATCTGGAACTGGCGCAAGAGCTCTCCAGCCTCATTGATCTATGCAGGGAAACCTATGGCTTCGTTATCCTAGAAGCTCAGCAGATTCTGACGCCCAATGGGCTGGAAGATCTGCTTGATCTTGTCGATTGCTGCCTGCTGGTACTTGAAAGTGGTGAGCTCAGTCAGGCTGAAATGGACGACTGGTGCGGATGGTCCGCTGGAACCGGCGTTGCCCTCATTGTGGATCAAACCCAAAGTTAA